A single region of the Pseudomonas sp. GGS8 genome encodes:
- a CDS encoding carboxyl transferase domain-containing protein, which translates to MAILHTQLNPRSAEFAANSAAMLKQVDALHTLLAQVQQGGGPKAQERHTSRGKLLPRERINRLLDPGSPFLEISQLAAYAVYGEDVPAAGVIAGIGRVEGVECMIVANDATVKGGSYYPLTVKKHLRAQTIAQQNRLPCIYLVDSGGANLPRQDEVFPDREHFGRIFFNQANMSAMGIPQIAVVMGSCTAGGAYVPAMADEAIMVRQQATIFLAGPPLVKAATGEVVSAEDLGGADVHCKISGVADHYAESDEHALALARRSIANLNWRKLGELQQRTPIAPLYSSDELYGVVSADAKQPFDVREVIARLVDGSVFDEFKALFGTTLVCGFAHLHGYPIAILANNGILFAEAAQKGAHFIELACQRGIPLLFLQNITGFMVGQKYEAGGIAKHGAKLVTAVACAKVPKFTVIIGGSFGAGNYGMCGRAYDPRFLWMWPNARIGVMGAEQAAGVLVQVKREQTERSGHRFSAEQEAEIKQPILDQYEEQGHPYYSSARLWDDGVIDPAQTRDVLALALSASLNAPIEPSRFGVFRM; encoded by the coding sequence ATGGCTATCCTGCATACCCAGCTCAACCCCCGTTCGGCAGAGTTCGCCGCCAACAGCGCGGCGATGCTCAAACAGGTCGACGCCCTGCACACCCTGCTCGCGCAAGTGCAGCAAGGTGGTGGCCCGAAGGCGCAAGAACGTCACACTTCGCGGGGCAAATTGCTGCCCCGTGAGCGGATCAATCGCCTGCTCGATCCGGGTTCGCCGTTTCTCGAAATCAGCCAACTGGCGGCCTATGCGGTCTATGGCGAAGACGTTCCCGCCGCTGGTGTGATTGCCGGGATCGGCCGGGTGGAAGGCGTCGAATGCATGATCGTCGCCAACGATGCCACCGTGAAAGGCGGCTCGTATTACCCGCTGACCGTGAAAAAACACCTGCGTGCGCAAACCATCGCCCAGCAGAATCGCCTGCCCTGCATCTATCTGGTGGACTCCGGCGGCGCCAACTTGCCGCGTCAGGACGAAGTGTTCCCAGACCGCGAACACTTCGGGCGGATTTTCTTCAACCAGGCCAACATGAGCGCCATGGGCATTCCGCAGATTGCGGTGGTCATGGGCTCGTGCACCGCCGGTGGCGCTTACGTGCCAGCGATGGCCGATGAAGCGATCATGGTCCGTCAGCAGGCAACGATTTTCCTCGCCGGCCCGCCACTGGTGAAAGCCGCGACCGGTGAAGTGGTCAGCGCCGAAGACCTTGGAGGGGCCGATGTGCACTGCAAGATTTCCGGGGTCGCCGACCACTACGCCGAAAGCGATGAACATGCCCTGGCATTGGCCCGACGCAGTATCGCCAACCTCAACTGGCGCAAGCTCGGCGAACTGCAACAACGCACACCGATCGCGCCGCTGTACAGCAGCGACGAGTTGTACGGCGTGGTCTCGGCCGACGCCAAGCAACCGTTCGACGTGCGTGAAGTGATTGCGCGACTGGTGGACGGCTCAGTGTTCGATGAGTTCAAGGCACTGTTCGGGACGACATTGGTGTGCGGCTTTGCCCACTTGCATGGCTACCCGATCGCGATCCTCGCCAACAACGGCATCCTCTTCGCCGAGGCCGCGCAGAAAGGCGCGCACTTCATCGAACTGGCCTGCCAGCGCGGCATTCCATTGCTGTTCCTGCAAAACATCACCGGTTTCATGGTCGGCCAGAAATACGAGGCCGGCGGCATCGCCAAGCACGGCGCGAAATTGGTGACTGCGGTGGCCTGCGCCAAGGTGCCGAAATTCACCGTGATCATCGGCGGCAGTTTCGGTGCCGGTAACTACGGCATGTGCGGGCGGGCTTATGATCCACGCTTCCTGTGGATGTGGCCGAACGCGCGGATCGGCGTGATGGGCGCCGAACAGGCGGCGGGCGTGCTGGTGCAGGTCAAGCGTGAGCAAACCGAGCGCAGCGGGCATCGTTTCAGCGCCGAGCAGGAGGCTGAGATCAAGCAACCGATCCTCGATCAGTACGAAGAACAGGGTCACCCCTACTACTCCAGCGCCCGGCTGTGGGATGACGGTGTCATCGACCCGGCGCAGACCCGCGACGTGTTGGCCCTGGCCTTATCGGCGTCGCTGAACGCACCTATCGAACCGAGCCGCTTCGGCGTGTTCCGGATGTGA
- a CDS encoding isovaleryl-CoA dehydrogenase: protein MSYPSLNFALGETIDMLRDQVQSFVAKEIAPRAAQIDIDNLFPADLWRKFGDMGLLGITVPEEYGGAGLGYLAHVVAMEEISRGSASVALSYGAHSNLCVNQINRNGTHEQKSKYLPKLISGEHIGALAMSEPNAGSDVVSMKLRADKRGDHYVLNGSKTWITNGPDANTYVIYAKTDLEKGPHGITAFIVERDWKGFSRSNKFDKLGMRGSNTCELFFDDVEVPEENILGVLNGGVKVLMSGLDYERVVLSGGPTGIMQACMDLIVPYIHDRKQFGQSIGEFQLIQGKVADMYTQLNASRAYLYAVAQACERGETTRKDAAGVILYSAERATQMALDAIQILGGNGYINEFPAGRLLRDAKLYEIGAGTSEIRRMLIGRELFNETR, encoded by the coding sequence ACCCATCCCTGAACTTTGCCCTCGGTGAAACCATCGACATGCTGCGCGATCAGGTTCAGTCCTTCGTCGCCAAAGAGATCGCCCCGCGCGCCGCTCAGATCGACATCGACAACCTGTTCCCGGCCGACCTGTGGCGCAAATTCGGCGACATGGGCCTGCTGGGCATCACCGTGCCGGAAGAGTACGGCGGCGCCGGCCTGGGTTATCTGGCGCACGTGGTCGCCATGGAAGAAATCAGCCGTGGTTCGGCGTCGGTCGCCCTGTCCTACGGTGCGCACTCCAACCTCTGCGTCAACCAGATCAACCGCAACGGCACTCATGAACAGAAAAGCAAATACCTGCCGAAACTGATCAGCGGCGAGCACATCGGCGCGCTGGCCATGAGCGAGCCGAACGCCGGTTCCGACGTGGTCTCGATGAAGCTGCGCGCCGATAAGCGCGGTGACCACTACGTCCTCAACGGCAGCAAAACCTGGATCACCAACGGCCCGGACGCCAACACCTACGTGATCTACGCCAAGACCGACCTGGAAAAAGGCCCGCACGGCATCACCGCGTTCATCGTCGAACGTGACTGGAAAGGCTTCAGCCGCAGCAACAAGTTCGACAAGCTCGGCATGCGCGGTTCGAACACCTGCGAGCTGTTTTTCGATGACGTCGAAGTGCCGGAAGAAAACATCCTCGGCGTGCTAAACGGCGGCGTGAAAGTGCTGATGAGCGGCCTCGACTACGAGCGCGTGGTGCTTTCGGGCGGCCCGACCGGGATCATGCAAGCGTGCATGGACCTGATCGTGCCGTACATCCACGACCGCAAACAGTTCGGCCAGAGCATCGGCGAATTCCAGTTGATCCAGGGCAAGGTCGCCGACATGTACACCCAACTCAACGCCAGCCGCGCCTACCTCTATGCGGTAGCGCAAGCCTGCGAACGCGGCGAAACCACCCGCAAGGACGCCGCCGGGGTGATCCTCTACAGCGCCGAACGCGCCACGCAAATGGCCCTCGACGCGATCCAGATTCTTGGCGGCAACGGCTACATCAACGAATTCCCGGCCGGTCGCTTGCTGCGTGACGCCAAGCTGTATGAAATCGGCGCCGGCACCAGTGAGATCCGTCGCATGCTGATCGGTCGCGAACTGTTCAACGAAACCCGCTAA